A region of the Myxococcus guangdongensis genome:
GCGTCACCCGCGAGCACGCCCTGGCGCTGTTCGACCGGCTGCTCACGGGCATGCCGCACACCCGTCCCATTGCGTTGGAGGAGCTGTCATGAGCCTGACCGAAGCCCTGGATGCCTATTTCCGCGTCATGCCTCCGGGAGCGTTCCCGATCTTCCGCATCGACCCGCTGGACCGGCTGGGGGTCCCGGTGGTCTCCGCGAGCCTGCGGATGGGCGACCAGGTCGGCGACATCCTCCACGCCAACGGCTACGGCGCCACCGAGGAGGAGGCGCGCGTCGGGGCCCTGGGAGAGCTCGCCGAGGACGTCTGCGCCGACCAGGCCCTGCTGCGCATGCCCCGCGTGCACGGCACCTACGCGGAGCTGGTGGGGACCTTCGGCGCCGCGGCGGTGGTCAATCCCCTCACCCTGAGCCTGCCCGCGGGCAGTCCCTACCGGCCCGACATGCCGCTGGTCTGGGGGGAGATGAAGCGGCTGTCCACCGGCGAGCGGGTGCTGGTGCCAGAGGAGTTCATCGCCGTCCGGCCCGGAAACCTGAAGGGGAGGACACCGCTCGCGAGGCCCCTGACCAACGGGCGGGGCGCGGGCCGCACGCGGCAGCAGGCGCTGGCGCACGCCCTGCTGGAGCTGCTGCAACGCGACGGCAACGGGCTCCAGTTCCGCGCCATGGACCAGGGCGTGGTGCTGGACCTGGAGGGCGCGGCGCTGGCTCCGGACGTGCGGGAGCTCTTGGGGCGCTACCAGCGCGCGGGCGTGGAGGTGCTGGCGAAGCTGGCGAGCACCGACTTCGGCCTCGTGAATGTCTACGTGGTGGGCCACGACCTGTCCGTGGGCAACCAGCCGCTGCTGGTGACGGGCTGCGGCGAGGCGACCGACCCGGACCGGGACCGGGCGCTGCGCAAGGCGCTGCTGGAGTTCGCGGGCTCGCGGGCGCGCAAGGCCGTCTCGCACGGCCCGATGAGCGAAGTGGCCCGCGTCGCGCCCCGGGAATACATGGAGCAGTTCGTCCCCCTGGTGGACGTCGCCTCCGAGGAGCCCCGCGCGCTGCAGGCCATGGCGGAGTGGTCCCAGTTGCCGGCCTCGGCCCTGCGCGAGCTCACCGCGTGCACGCTGCTGCGCCGGCGCACCCGGCGCTTCGAGGACCTGCCCCGGGTGCCGGGGATGGAGGACCCCGCGCGGCGGTGCGACCACGTGGTGCGGCAGCTGGAAGCGGCGGGCTTCGACATCCTCGTCGCGGACCTGTCCCCTCCGGGTCACCCGGTGCACGTGGTGAAGGTGGTGGTGCCGGGGCTGGAGGTGGAGACGATGACCTATGGCCGGTTGGGCGAGCGCAACGTGGCGCGGCTGCTCGAGCGCCGGGAGCCGCTGGTGGGCCTGGGCGCGCCGCCGCCGGGAGCCCAGCCGGTGCGGCTCACCCCCGAGGCCGAGGAGCGGCTGGGCGGTCCCGCCTGGTTCGACGCGCGGCTGGCCGAGGCGCGCGTGGGACGCCTGTATCCCCTCTACCGGGAGCCGGACCGCCACGCGGTGCATGCGATGCTCTCGAGCCGCCGCTTCGGGGGGCAGTGAGCCATGGCGCTGCGCTTCGCGTACAACACCAACGGCGTGTCCAATCACCGCTTCGAGGATGCGCTGCGCCTCATCGCGGACAGCGGCTACGACGGCGTCGCGCTGACGCTGGACCACCACCACTTCGACCCGTTCGCGCCGGACTTCGAACAGCGCAGCGCCCAGCTGGCCACGCTGTTGGAGCGGCTGGGGCTGGGGCTGGTGGTGGAGACGGGGGCGCGCTTCCTGCTGGACCCTCGGCGCAAGCACGAGCCCACGCTCATCACGCCGGACGCCGCGAGTCGGACGAGGCGCCTGGAGTTCCTGAAGCGCGCGGTGGACGTGTGCGCGACGTGTCGGGGCGAAGCGGTGTCGTTCTGGTCGGGGGTGCCCCGCGCCGAGGTGACGCACGAGGCGGCCTGGCCCTGGCTGGTGGACGGAGTGGCCCGGCTGTCGGAGTACGCGGCGGCGCGCGGGGTGGTGCTGGCGGTGGAGCCGGAGCCCGGGATGCTGGTGGACACCGTGGACGGCTGGGGCCTGCTGCAGGCGCGGGTGGAGGCGACGGGCGCGCCTGCCGTGCGGCTGGCCCTGGACGTGGGGCACCTGCTGGTGACCGGCGAGCGGGTGCCCGCGGAGGCGGTGCGTGAGTTCGCGCCGGTGCTGGGCACGGTGGCGCTGGAGGACATGAAGCGCGGCGTGCACGAGCACCTGCCGTTCGGCGAGGGGGACGTGGACGTGCCGTCGGTGCTGAGGGAGCTGACGCGCGCGCGCTACGAGCAACTGGTGTGCGTGGAGCTGTCCCGGGATGCGCACCGGGCGCACCAGATGGTGCCCGATGCGCTGGAGTGGCTGAGGGCGCACCTGCCGACCGACGCGGAGGTGGCGGCGTGAACACCCTGAGCCCACGGCGGGTCTGCTTCATCTCCCGGCGCTTCTTCCCGGCCATCTCGGGGATGAGTGTCTATGCGCTCAACCTGGTGCGGGAGCTGGTCGCGTGCGGGCATGACGTGACGATGGTGAGCCAGTACCGCAACGACGCCGCGGGCATGGCGGTGTATGGGGGCGGGCCTCCTCCGGGGATTCCGGGCGCGCACGTGCTGGGGTGCGAATCCCGGGGCGAGCAGCGCATCAACCAGGGGCAGCCCGCCAGCTTCGAGCAGGACGTGGAGGACCTGGTGGAGATGGTGGTTCGCGAGCACCGGCGCCGGCCCTTCGACTTCATCCACGCGCAGTATGGTTATCCCTGTGGCCTGGCGGCGCTGGAGGCCTCGCGGCGTCTGGGATTGCCCAACGTCGTCTCCATCCAGGGTGGTGACGGGCACTGGGTGGGGACGTGCTGTGGGACGCACAAGCAGGCGATGCTCGCGGTGCTGGGCCACTCGGGGGCGCTGTTGATTGGCAGCCGGTCCTTCGCGGAGGAGGTGCGGGGACACCACGGGACGCCGCTGGAGCGGTTCACCATCGTGCCGGGCGCCACGGACACGCAGCGCTTCCATCCGCGCAACGAGTCGAGGCTGGGGGAGCCACAGGACGTGCCGGTGTGGCTGTACCACGGCCGGGTGGACGCTCGAAAAGGCGTGATGGAGCTGCTGGACGCGGTGAAGCAGCTGGTGGCGGAGGGGCGTCGGTTCCGGCTGCGCGTGTCGGGCATCGGGCCGGACGTGGAGGCGGTGCGCGCGCGCGTGGAGGCCGAGGGGCTTCGAGGCACGGTGGAGCTGACGGGGGTGTCCACCTACGCGGAGGCGCCGGACCTGTACCGGAGTGGAGATTTGTTCGTCTCGCCCACGTATTCAGAGGGGTTCTCCAACACGCTGCTGGAGGCGATGGCGTCCGGGCTGCCCATCGTGTCGACGAAGGCGGTGGGGGTGGTGGACTGCCTGGAGGACGGGCGGGACGGGCTGTTGGTGCCGCCGAAGGACAGCGGCGCGCTGGCGGAGGCCATGGGGCGGCTGATGGACGACGCGCCGCTGCGAAGGCGGTTGGCGACGACGGCGCTGCGCGAGGTGCGGGAGCTGTACTCGTGGCGGACGGTGGGGCGACAGATTCAGGGGGTGTATACGCAGCTGACGGGCACGCGGCCGGACACGCGGTGGACCCACCTGTATGACCCGGCGACGACGCAGCAGAGCGCGGACCCCTCGTGCAGGTTCCGGGCGGCGCCGCATCTGTTATGAGCACCGCCCTCTTCGTGTCGCCGCACCTGGACGACGTGGCCTTCTCGTGCGGGGGGACGCTGGCGGCGTTGAAGGCGAAGGGGTGGACGGTGGCGCTCATCACCGTCTTCACGCGCTCGGTGCCGGAGCCCCAGGGCTTCGCGCTGCACTGCCAGACAGCGAAGGGGTTGGCGCCGGAGGCGGACTACATGGCCCTGCGACGCGAGGAGGACCGGGCGTTCGCGAAGCGGCTGGGCGTGGACGTCCTGACCTGGGCGGACCTGGAGGAGGCGCCGCACCGGGGCTACGCGAGCGCGGAGGCGCTGTTCCAGCCCCCGCGAGCGGATGACGCCATCACGGCGGAGGTGGCGCGGCGTCTGAAGCCGGTGTTGTGGGAGATGACGCCGAGCCGGGTCTTCGTGCCGCAGGCGCTGGGAAGCCACGTGGACCACGTGCAGGTGGTGCGCGCGGTGCGGGGGTTGGGCATTCCGTCCAACCGCGTCTGGTATTACCGCGACACGCCCTACGCCGTGCGCCAGCCGGACGCGAAGCCTGACCCGGCGCTCCCGAGAAAGCTGCGGCCCCAGCCGGTGGACATCACGGCGCACCTGGCGAGGAAGGTGGAGGGCTGTCTCTGCTACGGCACCCAGCTGGGCTTCCAGTTCGGAGGCGAGGCGGGCGTGGCCCGGATGCTCGAGGCCTTCCACCACCAGGAGGCGCAGACCCATGGATGTTCAGGAGCCGCGGAGGTCTTCCTGAGCCAACCACTCCCGACGGCAGGCCCGGCCTGAGGCGCCATCGCGGTCTTTCATCAGGACCGCCAGCCCAGGTGCACCGTGGGGAGCTGGCCCGCCAACTCCAGCGTGTAGCGGTTGCGTGAGGCGTTCACCTCCAGGCCGACGAACAGCCCGCGGACATCCGAGCCGAAGGAGTCGAGCTTGCCATTCACGTCCAGCGTGGACCGCGTCCACCCTTTTTACTTCTGCCACGGCGCCGCACTGGACGACGGCACGGTCTCCTGCATCATCGGCGAGAGCCACATCGCCACGCTCCTGAAGTGACACCGCAGCCTCACTGACCACCCACACCGGAGAGCTCCACTGTCGGACTCATCTCGCTCCAGCTTCTTCGGCGCCAATGCCGCGCGGACCGGACACTTCGAGGCAACGGGGCCGCTCGCGGTCAAGCGAGCCCGCTGGAAGTTCGCGCCGAGCACGCCCGCGACGACGCGCAACACGCCTGCCATCCACGACGGCGTGCTGTTCGCGAACTTCGACAACGACAACCTCTACGCCCTCGACCTCGCGAAGGGGAAGGAGCTCTGGAGCGTGCGGGTCGGCGGCACCGCTCCCGAGAGCCTCTCGAATCCGATGGTCGCGCAGGGACTGCTCTTCGTCGTCGGTGGCGGGCACTGCCACGCCGTCGACCTGGACACGCACGCCCTCCGCTGGAGCGTCTCCTGTGACTCCGAGGCGACCTCCTCACCCATCGTTGTCGACGACGACGTCTACGTGGGAACACGGCTCGGGGGAGTCGTCGCCATCGACGCACGCACGGGAACCGAGCGCTGGCGCGTGCAGCTCCGATGTGGCGGGAGCGTGCAGTCCGCGGTCAGCGTGACGCGAGAGCACGTCATCGTCGGGACCCGCCAGGACTTCACCGAGGGCCACCTGGTCGCGCTCGACCGCGCCACGGGCACCGAGCACTGGTCGGTGAAGGCCGGCGCGATGAGCCATTCCGGAGCACCCGCCATCAACGGCAGCACGGTCTACGCCCTGTCCGGCATGGGCAAGCGCCTTCGCGCGCTCCATCTCGCCAGCGGCAAACAGCGTTGGACCTACGAGACGCGCGGCGCGCTCTGGGGAACGCCCGCCGTCGCGGACGGTGTCGTGTGCTTCACCGGCGACCACTCGATTCTCCACGCCCTGGACGAAAAGACCGGCAAGGAGCGCTGGTCCGTCACACTCGACAAGTCGCCGGCCGCCACGGTCTCACCGGCCATCGCGGGGGGCATCGTCTACATGGGAGCCGGCAACACCGTGTACGCCTGGACGCTTCAGGACGGAACAGAGCGCTGGCGGTGGAAGGCACCCCACCGCGTGACGACGGCGCCGCTCATCGCCGATGGCACCGTCTACGTGGGCTGTGACCGCGCGGTCATCGCGCTGGCCTGATGGCGACCCACAAGGGCGGGCGCTCCGCGAGTGCGCGGACTCTGGGCTAGAGTCGACGGGACATGGCGTCCGCCGCTCCCCGCACTCCTCGTCCCTCTCCCTGGTTGACGCGACGCAGAGCCGTCGTCGCATCGGGGGTCCTCTTCGCCGTGGCCTGCGCGCTGCCCGCCGTCGTCTCGTACAACACGGGGTCCCGGGAGCTGGAGCCGATGTGGGGCCACTCCATGCTCATCAACGGCTGGGTGGGCCCCATCGCCTACCTGTGGGGATGGTTCGCCAATCCCCTGCTGCTGTTGAGCCTGTGGATGCTGGCGAAGGGCCGCTACATGGGCGCCTTCAGGGGAGGCGCCGTCGCGGTCTTCGTCGCGCTGACCACCTTCACCTGGTACGCGAACCCCGTCCCGGTGACTGGCGGCGGGAGCCGGAGCCGCCGACTCGAGCTGTCCCATCCGACCTTCGGCTTCTTCTTCTGGATGGGCAGCATCGCGCTGGTCCCCATCAGCGCCTCCCTCCTCTCGAGGCGAGATGCGGAAGCGAAAGCCGCCACCACCGCGTCCAAGGCTTCGTGAAGCAGACCTCACCGCCGCTTCGCCGCCGAGCGTCGGGGAGCAGGCGGCCGTGAGGTCGCGACGGCCTGCCCCGAGAGCGTCTCCAGGTACGCGCAGAGCATGTCGGCCAACGCCTCGGAGTAGGTGGCGACCTCCTCGGGGGTTCGAGGGCTCTCCGAGAAGGCCTTCCCCACCGCGCTCAGCGTCGTCCTGACGAGGTCTCCCGCGAGCATGCGCGCCGGCTTGGGCGTCGCCGGTAGCAGCTCGCGCATGAAGTCCTCGAACGTGACCTTGCTCGAGGCCCGCACCGCGCGGGCTTCGGGCGCATCGCGGTAAAGGGGCGCGGCGTCACTCAGCGCGACACGGACCGCGGCCTCGTCGCACTCGGACTGGACGAAGGTGTGCACGAGCGCGCGGAGCCGTGCGAGTGGCGGACGCGTCGTGTCCTCGAGCAGCGCCCGGGTGAGCGCTGTCGTCTGTCGCCACTCGTCGGTCTGGAGTCGGAAGAGGACGGCCGCCTTGTTCGGGAAGTACTGGTACAGCGACCCGACGCTGACGCCCGCCTTCTCGGCCACGCGCGCCATCGTGAAGCGCGGCGCACCCTCCTTCGCCAGAACCTGAACAGCCGCGCGGAGGACCGCGTCGACGAGGCCATTCGAGCGTGCCTGCTGAGGCTCTTTTCTCGAGGAGATTCGAGGACTTCGTCGCGGGCTCATGCGCGCTCCAGGCAATGCGAATTGTGAACCTGAATGATTCGTCGCATTTTGTCCAGCGTCACACCGGCTGGCACACGCCACGGAGAACACCATGACCACGCTGACAGAAAGCCCCCTCGCACCGCTGCTCGAGCGCCTGTTCCAGGAGGCCGAGGCGCTGTCGCCTCTCGCCCTCCCGGAGGTGGCGGCGCTCTCGCGCGAGGAGCGGGAGCGCCTGATGCGCAGCAAGACGGAGTACCTCGACTTCTACGGGAGGCTGAAGGACGCCGCGCTGGCCGTCTCGCGCGAGACGGGCCTCCTGCTCTACATGCTGGCGCGCAGCTCGGGCGCGCGGACCGTCGTCGAGTTCGGGACGTCGTTCGGCATCTCGACGCTGCACCTGGCCGCCGCGCTCCGCGACAATGGCGGAGGCCGCGTCATCACGAGTGAGTTCGAGCCGTCGAAGGTGGCTCGCGCGCGGAGGAATCTCGAAACGGGAGGGCTCGCGGACCTGGTGGAGGTTCGCGAAGGCGATGCCCTGAAGACGCTCGCGAGCGAGCTCCCCGCCCAGGTCGACCTGCTCCTGCTCGACGGGGCGAAGGCGCTCTACCCGGACATCCTGCGGCTCATCGAGGGCCGGCTCCGCCCTGGGGCCCTCATCGTCGCGGACAACGCCGACGACAGCCCGGAGTACCTCGCACGGGTCCGAGACCCGAGGAATGGCTATCTCTCGACACCCTTCGCCGAGGACGTCGAGCTGTCCCTCCGGGTCGGCTGAGGTGTGCGTACAGACGTGACAAGGGCGAGCGCCCCAGGTTGCCCGCCGACCGCCCTGCCGCGACCCGTGCGGGGCGGTGGATCGGCTTGCCTCACGGCTCCACGTCCATTAGCACTCATGCAATGACGACGACAAAGAGCCCGCTCGCGCCAGGCCTGGGTGAGCTCCTCCGCTACGTCACCGAGCTGCTGGATGGCGGCTCGGAGGAGCGCTACGCCGACCTCGGCATCAACTATCGCGCTCGCTACACCCCCGTGCTGCGGGCAATCGCCGCCGGCGCCGTCACCGTCACCGAAATCACGGAGCTGACCCGGCTCACGCAGGGCGCGGTCAGCCAGACGACGGGGCTGCTGATTGAAGAGGGCCTCCTCACCCGCGCTCCGATGTCCGACGGGCGCAAGTCCGAGCTCCGGCTGACGACCCGCGGGAAGGCCCTGTTGGCCAGGGTCTCAGAGCAGTGGGGAGCCATCTTCTCCGCACTGGATGAACTGGAGCAGGAGATTGGCCACCCCTTGCGCCAGGTGTTGAGTGACACGGCCGAGGCACTCGAGCGGCGCGGGTTCGCCGACCGGCTGCGGATGCGCTCCAAACAAGACCGCAAGAAGAGGACGGGCACCCAT
Encoded here:
- a CDS encoding YcaO-like family protein, whose protein sequence is MSLTEALDAYFRVMPPGAFPIFRIDPLDRLGVPVVSASLRMGDQVGDILHANGYGATEEEARVGALGELAEDVCADQALLRMPRVHGTYAELVGTFGAAAVVNPLTLSLPAGSPYRPDMPLVWGEMKRLSTGERVLVPEEFIAVRPGNLKGRTPLARPLTNGRGAGRTRQQALAHALLELLQRDGNGLQFRAMDQGVVLDLEGAALAPDVRELLGRYQRAGVEVLAKLASTDFGLVNVYVVGHDLSVGNQPLLVTGCGEATDPDRDRALRKALLEFAGSRARKAVSHGPMSEVARVAPREYMEQFVPLVDVASEEPRALQAMAEWSQLPASALRELTACTLLRRRTRRFEDLPRVPGMEDPARRCDHVVRQLEAAGFDILVADLSPPGHPVHVVKVVVPGLEVETMTYGRLGERNVARLLERREPLVGLGAPPPGAQPVRLTPEAEERLGGPAWFDARLAEARVGRLYPLYREPDRHAVHAMLSSRRFGGQ
- a CDS encoding sugar phosphate isomerase/epimerase family protein, encoding MALRFAYNTNGVSNHRFEDALRLIADSGYDGVALTLDHHHFDPFAPDFEQRSAQLATLLERLGLGLVVETGARFLLDPRRKHEPTLITPDAASRTRRLEFLKRAVDVCATCRGEAVSFWSGVPRAEVTHEAAWPWLVDGVARLSEYAAARGVVLAVEPEPGMLVDTVDGWGLLQARVEATGAPAVRLALDVGHLLVTGERVPAEAVREFAPVLGTVALEDMKRGVHEHLPFGEGDVDVPSVLRELTRARYEQLVCVELSRDAHRAHQMVPDALEWLRAHLPTDAEVAA
- a CDS encoding glycosyltransferase family 4 protein, translated to MNTLSPRRVCFISRRFFPAISGMSVYALNLVRELVACGHDVTMVSQYRNDAAGMAVYGGGPPPGIPGAHVLGCESRGEQRINQGQPASFEQDVEDLVEMVVREHRRRPFDFIHAQYGYPCGLAALEASRRLGLPNVVSIQGGDGHWVGTCCGTHKQAMLAVLGHSGALLIGSRSFAEEVRGHHGTPLERFTIVPGATDTQRFHPRNESRLGEPQDVPVWLYHGRVDARKGVMELLDAVKQLVAEGRRFRLRVSGIGPDVEAVRARVEAEGLRGTVELTGVSTYAEAPDLYRSGDLFVSPTYSEGFSNTLLEAMASGLPIVSTKAVGVVDCLEDGRDGLLVPPKDSGALAEAMGRLMDDAPLRRRLATTALREVRELYSWRTVGRQIQGVYTQLTGTRPDTRWTHLYDPATTQQSADPSCRFRAAPHLL
- a CDS encoding PIG-L deacetylase family protein, whose protein sequence is MSTALFVSPHLDDVAFSCGGTLAALKAKGWTVALITVFTRSVPEPQGFALHCQTAKGLAPEADYMALRREEDRAFAKRLGVDVLTWADLEEAPHRGYASAEALFQPPRADDAITAEVARRLKPVLWEMTPSRVFVPQALGSHVDHVQVVRAVRGLGIPSNRVWYYRDTPYAVRQPDAKPDPALPRKLRPQPVDITAHLARKVEGCLCYGTQLGFQFGGEAGVARMLEAFHHQEAQTHGCSGAAEVFLSQPLPTAGPA
- a CDS encoding outer membrane protein assembly factor BamB family protein, encoding MSDSSRSSFFGANAARTGHFEATGPLAVKRARWKFAPSTPATTRNTPAIHDGVLFANFDNDNLYALDLAKGKELWSVRVGGTAPESLSNPMVAQGLLFVVGGGHCHAVDLDTHALRWSVSCDSEATSSPIVVDDDVYVGTRLGGVVAIDARTGTERWRVQLRCGGSVQSAVSVTREHVIVGTRQDFTEGHLVALDRATGTEHWSVKAGAMSHSGAPAINGSTVYALSGMGKRLRALHLASGKQRWTYETRGALWGTPAVADGVVCFTGDHSILHALDEKTGKERWSVTLDKSPAATVSPAIAGGIVYMGAGNTVYAWTLQDGTERWRWKAPHRVTTAPLIADGTVYVGCDRAVIALA
- a CDS encoding TetR family transcriptional regulator — protein: MSPRRSPRISSRKEPQQARSNGLVDAVLRAAVQVLAKEGAPRFTMARVAEKAGVSVGSLYQYFPNKAAVLFRLQTDEWRQTTALTRALLEDTTRPPLARLRALVHTFVQSECDEAAVRVALSDAAPLYRDAPEARAVRASSKVTFEDFMRELLPATPKPARMLAGDLVRTTLSAVGKAFSESPRTPEEVATYSEALADMLCAYLETLSGQAVATSRPPAPRRSAAKRR
- a CDS encoding O-methyltransferase; translation: MTTLTESPLAPLLERLFQEAEALSPLALPEVAALSREERERLMRSKTEYLDFYGRLKDAALAVSRETGLLLYMLARSSGARTVVEFGTSFGISTLHLAAALRDNGGGRVITSEFEPSKVARARRNLETGGLADLVEVREGDALKTLASELPAQVDLLLLDGAKALYPDILRLIEGRLRPGALIVADNADDSPEYLARVRDPRNGYLSTPFAEDVELSLRVG
- a CDS encoding MarR family winged helix-turn-helix transcriptional regulator; amino-acid sequence: MTTTKSPLAPGLGELLRYVTELLDGGSEERYADLGINYRARYTPVLRAIAAGAVTVTEITELTRLTQGAVSQTTGLLIEEGLLTRAPMSDGRKSELRLTTRGKALLARVSEQWGAIFSALDELEQEIGHPLRQVLSDTAEALERRGFADRLRMRSKQDRKKRTGTHDT